ATCATTGTTTACTAAGAGACCGGACATGGTATATAAGAATTAGTTACCCGAATTGCATTTCGGGTGGACATATTGTTGTGGTGCAGAAATCAATGATACAGCCAAACTTGATTTTTTAAAAACTCATTTATCTTCGTGAATTAAATGATAACAGCAAAAAAATTGTATTTGTGATTTATGGTCAATTCATTCAACTAAGATTATTACAATAATTCCAAAGTTAAAAACAATTTGAATTATACATAAGTGCCTGCTGTAAAAGCAGCTCCATCAATCCACATTGCCAATAAAAATACCGATATATAATATTAATTTTTAATCAAATAGTATTATAATTTATTCTTTAGTTTGAAAATTTAGCCGTAAAACTTTAATAAAATTAAGTATTAATTGTCCAATACTAGATTAAAAAATATATAGAGTGTTCAAACTAAATTTGCAATGTCGGTTTGAACCCCTGTATGCCCTGAGATAGGTTATAGTTTAACTTTGATAGTGTTTAAATTTGCGTAATCTTGGCCTCTGGGGCAATAATAAGAGGTAAAGAAAATGAACACCAAAAAAGTGAAATTAAAGTATATGTACACAATTTGTGTTTTGCTGTTTTTATTTACTGTGCCAGTGTCTGCAGCTCCTGATGCTCTACTAGATAGAAGCCGCACTCAGTTTGGAGACCTTACTACTAGTGTCTCAACCATTTAATTATTAGTCATCATTATAAACGTTGAATCCTTTTATACCTTCATGCTACAGATTCAACTTGCAGATAATGAGGTAAATTTCCTTCAGGATTTTGTGAGAAAAGGACGTAAAAGCGCAAGAGAACTAACTCGAGCCCGTATTCTCCTTCTATCAAACCAGCAAACAGAAATCACTGAAATCGTGAAAATATTAGGTATTTCCAGGAGTACCACTTTGAATATACGGAAAAGATACCTTGATGAAGGTCTCCCCAATGCTCTTTTTGACAAATCAAGATCTGGTCAACCTATAAAATACACTGAAAAACATGTTGCAGAAGTAATCGCTTTAGCCTGCAGCAGTTCCCCTGATGGAAGCAAAAGATGGTCTCTTTCCCTGCTTACTGAAGAACTTAGGAAAAAAGAAGGATTTGAAACTATAGGTAAAGAGAGTGTCAGGCTTATTTTGAAAAAAGCAAAACTAAACCTTGGTTAAGACGGATGTGGTGTATTCAGACTATCGATACTGAATATAGAGACAGGATGTATGACATTCTTAGTCTGTATGAAGAGGATTATGATCCTAAAAAACCTCTTATCTGTCTTGACGAGAAGCCTAAGCAACTGCTCAGGGATAAAAGAATGAGCATTCCTATGAAGCTTGGAAGTTCAGAAAAATATGATTATGAGTATGTCAGAAACGGAACAGCAAACATATTCATGGCGGTAGAGTTCAAAGCAGGAAAAAGGGTAACTCAGGTAACCAAAAGAAGAACAATGAAGGATTTTGCACAATTCATGAAGATTCTTGTCACAGAAGAATATTCTGAAGCAGAAGTCATCAGACTGGTTACGGATAATCTCAATATCCATAAAGAGAAGTCATTCTACGAAGCATTCTCAGAAGAGGAAGCAAAGAAGATTCTGGACAAGATAGAGTTCCATTACACGCCAAAACATGCAAGCTGGCTCAATGCTGCTGAAATCGAGATCAATGTCATGGATATCGAATGTACAGGAAGAAGGATCGGGGACATCGAGACGCTTAAAAATGAAGTGGATTCATGGACAAAGAGAAGGAATGAACACAAAAGGAAAATTGAATGGAAGTTTACAAGGAAGAATGCAGATGAGAAAATGTCAAAGTATTATGTGAAATAATTAAATGGTCATGACACTAGTGAGATAAATTATATTAACGCAAGATTTGTTGAAGTCAAAGGCGATATTATGTTTATTCCTGATATCACCTCGAATTTAGATTTCCAAACTGGAGCTGCGAGTGATTCCTATTTTATAAACAATGGTATTGACTCGCTTGATGATACAACAGACGTAAATATTGTTTTAATCCATACTCATGGAGGAGTAAGTGGATCTTCATGTCGTTTGCAATTTAAGGACGGAAGCTTGTTAACGGCTTCCGATGTATCTAATTGGCTGGACCAAAGAGATGGAGGATTCTTTTTTGCAGGTGCATGCAGCTCTGCAAAATATACAGATTTAGGATATGCTTTCATTTACAAAGGATTTGACAGTTACTTTGGGTACAGAGGTACTGTTAATACAATGCGTAACGCTCGATTTTATGCAGCATTTTTTGAGCATGCTAGTTTAGCCGATGTAGAAGTTTGTGATGCAGCCGACTATGCGGAGGATCAAGTGTTCCTTGATTTCGGGTATGCAGATGACGTTGGAGATAATACATTTTTTGGCGATTCTAATGTATGTTTAAATAGTTAAGGAGACGGAATCATGAAACTTAGGCAAATTTGTATATTAGCTTTGATACTAGCAAGCTCAATATTTGTGGCTTTTGCTTCTGAAGAGGGAGGGCTAATATTTACAAAAGAAGATGTAAAACAAACAAAACACCTTGATCCATCAACCGCAGACGTAAATATTAGTTTTGAAGATGCAAAAAACAAGCTGATACTAGAAAATCCGGAAGTAATTACTGAATCTGTTCATGGAGAATTAATTGACAACGAAAATTTCGGGATAATCTGGAGAGTGAGTTCGAAAACAGCTAATGGAAGAAGCATCTCAGCAGGGATAGATGCTTCTAATGGAGATCTGCTTTTTGTATATGATGGGTCAAAAAAAGTAAGGGGGAACAATAATATAAATAAAGATGATGCTTTGACAATAGCAGAAAAATATATTCAATCCAGAGTTTCGGCTAATATAATCAGCGAAACCAAGCTTAACGACATTAAATACAAAGAACCTGCTGCAGATGACCTTCCAGGAATTTATCATGTTAGTTACATTAGGAGTATCAGAGGAATACCTTATCTTTCAGATGGAATAATTCTTAGAGTTAATGCAGAAACGGGAGAAGTTACAAGTTACTGCAAAAAATTGTCTACGTCTGAGGAAGAGATAGCACTTATTAATACGGAACCAAGTATTACGGATGAGGAAGCGATTAAAGTTCTCAAAGAATACATGAGTAGTATACCACAAATCGGAGAAGAAAAAGCAAATACTGTAAAAGTTATGTCATCTGATCTTGTCTGGAAAGAGAACAATGACGATAAAATACAT
This window of the Methanosarcina mazei S-6 genome carries:
- a CDS encoding YcdB/YcdC domain-containing protein, which gives rise to MKLRQICILALILASSIFVAFASEEGGLIFTKEDVKQTKHLDPSTADVNISFEDAKNKLILENPEVITESVHGELIDNENFGIIWRVSSKTANGRSISAGIDASNGDLLFVYDGSKKVRGNNNINKDDALTIAEKYIQSRVSANIISETKLNDIKYKEPAADDLPGIYHVSYIRSIRGIPYLSDGIILRVNAETGEVTSYCKKLSTSEEEIALINTEPSITDEEAIKVLKEYMSSIPQIGEEKANTVKVMSSDLVWKENNDDKIHLAWWIKFVDSSFAEDDNCPAFAWVDAHSGEMLLFDYGRD